In Fusobacterium sp. JB019, one DNA window encodes the following:
- a CDS encoding endonuclease/exonuclease/phosphatase family protein, with the protein MKLMTLNCHSWQEENQKEKIKYLAKVIVKEKYDVIALQEVSQLKSSNKIKGNIKEDNFIYLLLWELEKLNEKYDYRWEFNHIGYDIYEEGIGILFKGNIKEKYGDFIGKTKDTNFWKTRKFAMVSLEINNEIIDFYSCHMGWWQDEENSFEEQVEDLLKIARSRGNRYFLMGDFNNDANIKQEGYDYLISKGLIDTFEISKKKDSGTTVRGVIAGWEDRSSADKRIDLILTNEACSVKESVVVFNEKNYEIISDHFGVSIEVN; encoded by the coding sequence ATGAAATTAATGACTTTAAATTGTCATTCATGGCAAGAAGAGAATCAAAAAGAAAAAATAAAATATTTAGCAAAAGTGATTGTAAAAGAAAAATATGATGTAATTGCTTTACAAGAAGTAAGCCAGTTAAAATCCTCAAATAAAATAAAAGGAAACATAAAAGAAGATAATTTTATTTATCTTCTTTTATGGGAACTTGAAAAGTTAAATGAGAAATATGATTATAGATGGGAATTTAATCATATTGGATATGATATTTATGAAGAAGGAATAGGAATTTTATTTAAAGGAAATATTAAAGAGAAATATGGAGATTTTATAGGGAAAACAAAAGACACTAATTTCTGGAAAACAAGAAAATTTGCAATGGTTTCTCTTGAAATAAATAACGAAATAATAGATTTTTATTCTTGTCATATGGGCTGGTGGCAGGATGAAGAAAATTCTTTTGAAGAACAAGTGGAAGATTTATTGAAAATTGCAAGAAGTAGAGGAAATAGATATTTTTTAATGGGAGATTTTAATAATGATGCTAACATAAAGCAAGAGGGCTATGATTATTTAATTTCTAAAGGATTAATTGATACTTTTGAAATATCAAAAAAGAAAGATTCTGGGACAACTGTTAGAGGAGTTATTGCAGGATGGGAAGATAGAAGTTCAGCTGATAAAAGAATAGATTTAATATTAACTAATGAAGCGTGTTCAGTGAAAGAAAGTGTAGTTGTGTTTAATGAAAAAAATTATGAGATAATATCAGATCATTTTGGAGTATCAATAGAGGTTAATTAA
- a CDS encoding ROK family protein, which yields MKYIAGVDIGGTNTKIGLVNEKGNLEITKSIKTLSEEGVYRTMERIWGTIEELLKEKNLGKEDIKGVGMGIPGPVKNEEIVGFFANFPWERNLNISKIFEGISGKKTKLNNDVNVIALGEAVYGAGKGSTSSVTVALGTGIGGGIFVNGKIISGFSGAGGEIGHLKIVKDGKLCGCGQKGCFEAYASATGIEREAISRLMVNKKNMLYKKIEGNLDNLEAKEVFDCAKLGDEFSISIVDYEAEYLAMGIGNILNIINPEKIILGGGVALAGDILLSRVKERLAKYAMPVTLEEEFEIVLGNLGNNAGILGAAALIK from the coding sequence GTGAAATATATAGCAGGAGTTGATATAGGAGGAACAAATACAAAGATAGGATTAGTTAATGAAAAAGGAAACTTAGAAATAACAAAATCAATAAAAACTCTTTCAGAAGAGGGAGTATATAGAACTATGGAAAGAATTTGGGGAACTATAGAAGAACTTTTAAAAGAAAAAAATCTAGGAAAAGAAGATATAAAAGGGGTTGGAATGGGAATTCCTGGTCCTGTAAAAAATGAAGAAATAGTTGGATTTTTTGCAAATTTTCCTTGGGAAAGAAATTTAAATATTTCTAAAATTTTTGAAGGAATAAGTGGAAAAAAAACTAAGTTAAATAATGATGTAAATGTAATAGCTTTAGGAGAAGCTGTTTACGGAGCTGGAAAAGGATCTACTTCTAGTGTAACTGTTGCTTTGGGAACAGGAATAGGTGGAGGAATTTTTGTAAACGGGAAAATAATTTCTGGATTCAGTGGAGCAGGAGGAGAAATAGGACATCTAAAGATAGTAAAAGATGGTAAATTATGTGGTTGTGGTCAAAAAGGATGTTTTGAAGCCTATGCTTCTGCAACAGGAATAGAAAGAGAAGCTATTTCAAGATTAATGGTGAATAAAAAAAATATGCTATATAAAAAGATTGAAGGGAATTTAGATAATTTAGAAGCAAAAGAAGTATTTGATTGTGCTAAATTAGGGGATGAATTTTCAATAAGTATAGTTGATTATGAAGCTGAATATCTTGCAATGGGTATAGGTAATATTTTAAACATAATAAATCCAGAAAAGATAATATTAGGTGGAGGAGTAGCTTTAGCAGGGGATATTCTTTTAAGCAGAGTTAAAGAAAGATTGGCTAAATATGCTATGCCTGTAACTTTAGAAGAAGAATTTGAAATAGTTTTAGGAAATTTAGGAAATAATGCAGGGATACTTGGAGCTGCAGCATTGATAAAATAA
- a CDS encoding YeiH family protein encodes MKEKLKGFYLCLLIAVPSWILGKMFPIIGGPVISIILGMIVANFIKDKASYAAGIKFTSKKILQYAVILLGFGLNLSIILETGKQSLPIIISTISISLLISYVLHKTMNIPAKISTLVGVGSSICGGSAIAATAPVIDADDSEVAQAISVIFFFNVIAAILFPNLGSLLGFSHLNGEAFGIFAGTAINDTSSVTAAASTWDSMYALGSSTLDKAVTVKLTRTLAIIPITVCLGFIRTQKEKGKGKKIKWLEVFPMFIIYFVIASIITTVCEKMGVSSTVFLPIKALSKFFIVLAMGAIGLNTNIVKLIKTGGKPILMGLCCWIGITGVSLVMQHVLGVW; translated from the coding sequence ATGAAAGAAAAATTAAAAGGGTTTTATTTATGTTTATTAATAGCAGTTCCATCATGGATATTAGGAAAAATGTTTCCAATAATAGGAGGACCTGTAATTTCAATAATATTAGGAATGATAGTTGCTAATTTTATTAAAGATAAAGCTAGTTATGCTGCAGGAATAAAATTTACTTCTAAGAAAATTTTACAGTATGCAGTAATATTATTAGGGTTTGGATTAAATTTATCTATTATTTTAGAAACTGGAAAGCAATCTCTCCCTATAATTATATCAACTATCTCAATATCATTATTAATTTCTTATGTATTACATAAGACTATGAATATTCCCGCTAAAATATCAACATTAGTAGGGGTAGGATCAAGTATATGTGGTGGTTCAGCCATTGCAGCAACTGCTCCAGTAATAGATGCTGATGATAGTGAAGTAGCTCAAGCTATATCAGTTATATTCTTTTTTAATGTTATAGCAGCAATATTATTTCCTAATTTAGGATCATTATTAGGATTTAGTCATTTAAATGGAGAAGCTTTTGGGATTTTCGCAGGAACAGCTATAAATGATACTTCTTCTGTTACTGCAGCAGCGTCAACATGGGATAGTATGTATGCTTTAGGAAGTTCAACTTTGGATAAAGCAGTGACTGTAAAATTAACAAGGACATTAGCAATAATACCTATAACTGTATGTTTAGGATTTATTAGAACACAAAAAGAAAAAGGAAAGGGTAAAAAAATAAAATGGTTAGAAGTTTTTCCAATGTTTATAATATATTTTGTGATAGCGTCAATAATAACAACTGTATGTGAAAAAATGGGAGTTTCATCTACTGTATTTCTTCCTATAAAAGCTTTAAGCAAATTTTTTATTGTACTTGCAATGGGAGCTATAGGATTGAATACAAATATAGTGAAACTTATAAAAACAGGTGGAAAACCAATTCTTATGGGATTATGTTGCTGGATAGGAATAACAGGAGTAAGTTTAGTTATGCAACATGTATTAGGAGTTTGGTAA
- a CDS encoding UDP-N-acetylmuramoyl-L-alanyl-D-glutamate--2,6-diaminopimelate ligase: MNIKKIFSEVEYKVLQCVNKEILSKNIEYDSRKINEGDIFVALEGSIVDGHDYIEKAIELGAKTIIVSKEVPMKENINYFLVDNLRTKLPFIASNFYDYPQDKLKIIGVTGTNGKTTTTYILETMLGEKNIARIGTVEYKIGEEVIEAPNTTPESLDLVKFCKKAVEKNIKYLIMEVSSHGLSIGRVDMLKFDVGIFTNLTPEHLDYHKTMENYYLAKRKMFDLLKNKNNSVINGDDEYGVKYLGYTKGISYGLKNSDITGNIKKISRHGQEVSINILGNHYDVTLNILGRYNLYNLLGAIGGAKLLGLSDEEIIDKIHKIKGAPGRFENVKIDADFTAIVDYAHTGDALENILKSINEFKLNKVITVFGCGGDRDKTKRPIMGEIAENNSDIIVVTSDNPRTEKPEEIVKDIITGLKKDNHIIEVDREKAIFKAVEIAKKDDIILVAGKGHEDYQILGRSKIHFDDREKIIKAVEILKK, encoded by the coding sequence ATGAATATAAAAAAGATATTTTCAGAAGTAGAATATAAGGTATTACAATGTGTAAATAAAGAAATTTTATCGAAAAATATAGAATATGATTCAAGAAAAATAAATGAAGGAGATATATTTGTTGCTTTAGAAGGAAGCATTGTAGATGGGCATGACTATATAGAAAAAGCAATAGAATTAGGAGCTAAAACAATAATAGTTTCAAAAGAAGTTCCTATGAAGGAGAATATAAATTATTTTTTAGTTGATAATTTAAGAACAAAGTTACCTTTTATAGCTTCAAATTTTTATGATTATCCTCAAGATAAATTAAAGATAATAGGTGTAACAGGAACCAATGGAAAAACAACAACAACTTATATATTAGAAACTATGTTAGGAGAAAAAAACATAGCAAGAATAGGAACAGTTGAATATAAGATAGGAGAAGAAGTTATAGAGGCTCCTAATACTACTCCAGAATCATTAGACTTAGTTAAATTTTGTAAAAAAGCAGTAGAAAAAAATATAAAATATTTAATCATGGAAGTTAGTTCTCATGGATTGAGTATTGGTAGAGTTGATATGCTTAAATTTGATGTTGGAATATTTACTAATTTAACTCCAGAACATTTAGACTATCATAAAACTATGGAAAATTATTATTTAGCAAAAAGAAAAATGTTTGATTTATTAAAAAATAAAAATAATTCAGTAATTAATGGTGACGATGAGTATGGAGTTAAATATTTAGGTTATACAAAGGGTATTTCTTATGGATTAAAAAATTCAGATATTACAGGAAATATTAAAAAAATCTCAAGACATGGACAAGAAGTTAGTATAAATATACTTGGAAATCATTATGATGTAACTTTAAATATATTAGGAAGGTATAATCTTTATAATTTACTTGGAGCTATAGGAGGAGCAAAATTATTAGGACTATCAGATGAGGAAATAATAGATAAAATTCATAAAATTAAAGGTGCCCCAGGAAGATTTGAAAATGTAAAAATTGATGCAGACTTTACAGCAATAGTTGATTATGCTCATACTGGAGATGCTCTTGAAAATATTTTAAAGAGTATTAATGAGTTTAAACTAAATAAAGTGATAACTGTTTTTGGTTGTGGAGGGGATAGAGATAAAACTAAAAGACCAATAATGGGGGAAATAGCAGAAAATAATAGTGATATAATAGTAGTAACTTCAGATAATCCAAGAACTGAAAAACCAGAAGAAATAGTAAAAGATATTATTACTGGATTAAAAAAAGATAATCATATTATTGAAGTTGATAGAGAAAAAGCTATCTTTAAAGCAGTAGAAATAGCAAAAAAAGATGATATAATCTTAGTAGCAGGAAAAGGACATGAAGATTATCAAATATTAGGAAGAAGTAAAATACATTTTGATGATAGAGAAAAAATAATAAAGGCAGTAGAAATTTTGAAAAAATAA